Proteins encoded by one window of Kineosporia sp. NBRC 101731:
- a CDS encoding molybdopterin-dependent oxidoreductase, whose product MARTGFGRGQLPDPRLPPGQYDTGSSWPVLTAEVSPQLTADNWSFRVDGLVQQAKTWDWQTAHRLESSTWSGDIHCVTSWSKLGTGFSGVSVDTFLAEAGVLPEATHVVAWSHTGYTTNLPLAEITGGRAWVVWEHEGKPLPHEHGGPARLLVPNLYFWKSAKWIGGLRLLDHDEPGFWEQRGYHELGDPWLEQRYSGD is encoded by the coding sequence ATGGCGCGTACCGGCTTCGGCCGTGGGCAACTGCCCGATCCCCGGCTGCCCCCTGGCCAGTACGACACCGGCAGTAGCTGGCCGGTTCTGACGGCGGAGGTCAGCCCCCAGCTCACCGCCGACAACTGGAGCTTCCGCGTGGACGGGCTGGTGCAGCAGGCGAAGACCTGGGACTGGCAGACCGCGCACCGGCTGGAGAGCTCGACCTGGTCCGGCGACATCCACTGCGTCACCAGCTGGTCGAAACTGGGCACCGGATTCTCCGGCGTCAGCGTGGACACCTTCCTGGCCGAGGCCGGGGTGCTGCCGGAGGCCACGCACGTGGTGGCCTGGAGCCACACCGGCTACACCACCAACCTGCCGCTGGCCGAGATCACCGGGGGCCGGGCCTGGGTGGTCTGGGAGCACGAGGGCAAGCCGCTCCCCCACGAGCACGGTGGTCCGGCCCGGCTACTGGTGCCGAACCTGTACTTCTGGAAGAGCGCCAAGTGGATCGGTGGCCTGCGCCTGCTCGACCACGACGAGCCCGGATTCTGGGAACAGCGGGGCTACCACGAGCTCGGGGACCCGTGGCTGGAACAGCGGTACTCCGGTGACTGA
- a CDS encoding TasA family protein: MKLGLTTMTGKVVASVAVLGSAAAVAGLGTFGTFTSSTSASTTVATGTVTIALGTAGSAANRLTLGATGLVPGDTMQRAVDLTNSGTQNLASVALTTAATSSSLLDTSSSMGLQLKIDNCSTAWTEAGTSPAFTYTCGGTTTAVLASTPVIGANLALTNLNALTAGTTDHLKVTLTLPSTADNSLQNQSSTIGFTFLGTQRTATNK; encoded by the coding sequence ATGAAGCTCGGACTGACCACGATGACCGGCAAGGTCGTTGCCTCCGTCGCCGTCCTCGGCTCGGCGGCCGCCGTGGCCGGTCTGGGCACCTTCGGTACCTTCACCAGCTCGACCTCGGCCAGCACCACCGTCGCGACCGGTACGGTCACCATCGCCCTCGGCACCGCCGGTTCCGCCGCGAACCGCCTGACCCTGGGCGCCACCGGCCTGGTGCCGGGCGACACCATGCAGCGCGCGGTGGACCTCACCAACTCCGGTACCCAGAACCTGGCCAGCGTGGCCCTGACCACCGCGGCCACGTCGAGCAGCCTGCTGGACACCAGCTCGTCGATGGGCCTGCAGCTGAAGATCGACAACTGCTCCACCGCCTGGACCGAGGCCGGCACCTCCCCCGCCTTCACCTACACCTGCGGCGGGACCACCACCGCGGTCCTCGCCAGCACCCCGGTGATCGGTGCGAACCTGGCCCTGACCAACCTCAACGCCCTGACCGCCGGAACCACCGACCATCTCAAGGTCACGCTGACCCTGCCGAGTACGGCGGACAACTCGTTGCAGAACCAGAGCAGCACCATCGGCTTCACCTTCCTCGGTACCCAGCGGACCGCCACGAACAAGTAA
- a CDS encoding Dyp-type peroxidase: protein MRRLPPGLVHEYINPPRGSRQRVITVLARVPDDAVVALQRNLARIRGGSSPFLDVPGTHFARLAVMPSHEFRPQARPDRHRMGRGAKLLDLVMHGGRPQEVDRPETSYLLFTASYDGAGHSAAHDQADYAERLRVGLGERADEIWQLCEGYPGRADREAFARFLEEHSLRSGYVFSASDAEPSVEDVRNALEVRRRVAALAVETDGLTDAELAVRLREAWEAATAEPAHDRPDRPRTPLDETSAENLLSTLDDDLADLTPGDLSLPATRYGHRKSDRVRTPAGALPLRYPEKRPVPAQADPERGTIQRLGTGAQLTDPDLTDVQNLVTSGYPRHHAARHLMLRVTDSASARSWLGRIVDEIPTAGWAEHLVDRLERDVEGADAGTPTQKRPSSPTFAVHVALSYAGLQAFGLPTAELTGFPAEFSAGMASREAGLIPGTGTDTWQGPFTQTQDLHLLLMVSAPTHEVLDAELASRPGLLPDESSGLVVLDTVEAGRIADAPGPDGARAAGFREHFGFVDGLSQPRVHGVTTGRHTAELPPGEALLGYRDIDGDTAGANLATSVGLNGSYLVWRKLEQDVAGFEALTQDLASNLASRVPTGTDPKELAAAKIMGRWRDGTPITLSTDGPRPALAKSTFDYQAGDPEGFGCPVGAHVRRANPRDSRPTDPDPDRIEGRSAELEGTLALRHRMLRRGIPYGKPVSAQLWAGEPAPSDAGDHDERGLLFVALVGDIHRQFEFVQAHWMSDGNSFRLGADRDVISGAAPNGCKFVVQGPNPAFVEQPNQIVTCRGGEYFLLPGIKALRRIAAG from the coding sequence GTGCGCCGCCTGCCCCCCGGGCTGGTGCACGAGTACATCAATCCGCCCCGTGGCTCGCGGCAGCGCGTGATCACCGTGCTGGCCCGGGTGCCCGACGACGCCGTGGTTGCGCTGCAGCGCAACCTGGCCCGGATCCGGGGTGGGTCCAGCCCGTTCCTCGACGTGCCCGGCACCCACTTCGCCCGCCTGGCCGTGATGCCGAGCCACGAGTTCCGCCCGCAGGCCCGGCCCGACCGTCACCGGATGGGCCGGGGCGCCAAGCTTCTCGACCTCGTCATGCACGGCGGGCGGCCGCAGGAGGTGGACCGGCCGGAGACCTCCTACCTGCTCTTCACCGCCAGCTACGACGGCGCGGGCCACAGCGCCGCACACGACCAGGCCGACTACGCCGAACGGCTGCGCGTCGGCCTGGGCGAGCGGGCCGACGAGATCTGGCAGCTCTGCGAGGGCTACCCGGGCCGGGCCGACCGCGAGGCCTTCGCCCGGTTCCTCGAGGAACACAGCCTGCGCTCGGGGTACGTGTTCTCGGCCAGCGACGCCGAGCCCTCGGTGGAAGACGTGCGCAACGCCCTGGAGGTGCGCCGGAGGGTGGCCGCGCTGGCGGTGGAGACCGACGGCCTGACCGATGCCGAGCTGGCCGTGCGCCTGCGGGAGGCCTGGGAGGCGGCCACCGCCGAGCCCGCCCACGACCGGCCCGATCGGCCCCGAACGCCCCTGGACGAGACCTCCGCCGAGAACCTGCTCAGCACCCTCGACGACGACCTGGCCGACCTCACCCCGGGCGACCTCAGCCTGCCCGCCACCCGTTACGGGCACCGCAAGTCCGACCGGGTGCGCACGCCGGCCGGCGCCCTGCCCCTGCGCTACCCCGAAAAGCGACCCGTACCGGCCCAGGCCGATCCGGAACGGGGCACGATCCAGCGGCTGGGCACCGGCGCGCAGCTCACCGATCCCGACCTCACCGACGTCCAGAACCTCGTCACCTCCGGCTACCCACGTCACCACGCGGCGCGTCACCTGATGCTGCGGGTGACCGACTCCGCCTCGGCGCGGTCCTGGCTGGGCCGGATCGTCGACGAGATCCCCACCGCCGGCTGGGCCGAGCACCTGGTGGACCGGCTGGAACGTGACGTGGAGGGCGCCGACGCCGGTACCCCGACCCAGAAACGGCCCAGTTCACCTACTTTCGCCGTGCACGTGGCCCTCAGCTACGCGGGCCTGCAGGCCTTCGGCCTGCCGACGGCCGAGCTCACCGGTTTTCCGGCCGAGTTCAGCGCCGGTATGGCGTCGCGCGAGGCCGGCCTGATCCCCGGAACCGGCACCGACACCTGGCAGGGCCCGTTCACCCAGACTCAGGACCTCCACCTGCTCCTCATGGTCTCCGCCCCGACGCACGAGGTTCTGGACGCCGAACTGGCCTCCCGGCCGGGCCTTCTCCCGGACGAGAGCTCGGGTCTGGTCGTGCTCGACACCGTCGAGGCCGGACGCATCGCCGACGCGCCCGGCCCGGACGGTGCCCGCGCCGCCGGGTTCCGGGAACACTTCGGGTTCGTCGACGGCCTGTCCCAGCCCCGCGTGCACGGCGTCACCACCGGCCGCCACACCGCCGAACTACCGCCCGGCGAAGCGCTTCTGGGCTACCGCGACATCGACGGCGACACGGCCGGCGCGAACCTGGCCACCAGCGTCGGCCTGAACGGCAGTTACCTGGTGTGGCGCAAGCTGGAGCAGGACGTGGCCGGTTTCGAGGCCCTCACGCAGGACCTCGCCAGCAACCTGGCCTCCCGGGTGCCCACCGGTACCGACCCGAAAGAACTGGCGGCGGCCAAGATCATGGGGCGCTGGCGCGACGGCACCCCGATCACCCTGTCCACCGACGGCCCGCGCCCGGCCCTGGCGAAGTCCACCTTCGACTACCAGGCCGGCGACCCCGAGGGCTTCGGCTGCCCGGTCGGCGCCCACGTGCGCCGGGCGAATCCCCGCGACTCCCGCCCCACCGACCCCGATCCCGACCGCATCGAGGGTCGCAGTGCCGAGCTGGAGGGCACCCTGGCCCTGCGGCACCGCATGCTACGGCGCGGAATTCCCTACGGGAAGCCGGTTTCTGCCCAGCTCTGGGCCGGGGAACCCGCCCCCTCCGACGCCGGCGACCACGACGAGCGCGGCCTGCTCTTCGTCGCCCTGGTCGGCGACATCCACCGGCAGTTCGAGTTCGTGCAGGCGCACTGGATGAGTGACGGCAACTCCTTCCGCCTGGGCGCCGACCGCGACGTCATCTCCGGGGCCGCCCCGAACGGCTGCAAGTTCGTGGTCCAGGGCCCCAACCCGGCGTTCGTCGAACAGCCGAACCAGATCGTCACCTGCCGGGGCGGGGAGTACTTCCTCCTGCCGGGCATCAAAGCCCTACGCCGCATAGCCGCCGGCTAA
- a CDS encoding sigma-70 family RNA polymerase sigma factor — translation MTVLDVIEETDRRRLYAAGAERTVSDLVLAARRGDRRAYEELVERHQRQVWAAVRGFRLSEADAGDAVQMTWLRLVENLNRLNDPERVGAWLTTTAKRECLRLIRRRGREVGTSDEFFAAVPDESNPTPEKQVTDDAMTQVLWDFVDELPTRGAHLLRAVTGSDRPAYAEISKETGMAIGSIGPTRGRYLTRLRKRLEESGLDAQAWR, via the coding sequence ATGACCGTTCTCGACGTGATCGAAGAGACCGACCGCCGGCGGCTGTACGCGGCCGGCGCCGAACGCACCGTCTCGGACCTGGTCCTGGCTGCCCGTCGCGGTGACCGGCGGGCCTACGAGGAGCTCGTGGAGCGCCACCAGCGCCAGGTCTGGGCCGCAGTGCGCGGCTTCCGGCTCAGTGAGGCCGACGCCGGTGACGCGGTGCAGATGACCTGGCTACGCCTGGTCGAGAACCTGAACCGGCTGAACGACCCGGAGCGGGTCGGGGCCTGGCTCACCACCACCGCCAAGCGCGAGTGCCTGCGCCTGATCCGCCGCCGGGGTCGTGAGGTCGGCACCTCGGACGAGTTCTTCGCCGCGGTGCCGGACGAGTCCAACCCGACCCCGGAGAAGCAGGTCACGGACGACGCGATGACCCAGGTGCTCTGGGACTTCGTCGACGAACTGCCCACCCGTGGCGCCCACCTGCTGCGCGCGGTGACCGGCTCGGACCGCCCGGCCTACGCGGAGATCTCGAAGGAGACCGGGATGGCCATCGGCAGCATCGGCCCGACCCGGGGGCGGTACCTGACCCGGCTGCGTAAGCGCCTCGAGGAGTCCGGCCTGGATGCTCAGGCCTGGCGCTGA
- a CDS encoding ferredoxin reductase, giving the protein MTRRVPPSGARRLWLPAVVTQVRDETARARTFRLAIRGENVDRHVPGQHYDVRLTAPDGSTAQRSYSIASAPGNGSEVELTVERIDDGEVSPYLHEEIGVGDEVEVRGPFGGWFVWRGDTPALLLGGGSGVVPLMAMRRYWHAQGEPVPLRLLVSVRRPEDLYYPGEYGPETTVIHTRQAPDADGRPVGRLTAADLEPLLAAVPGATAYVCGSAGFTEHASQLLVTLGLPAADVRIERFGPG; this is encoded by the coding sequence GTGACGCGGCGGGTCCCACCCTCCGGGGCCCGTCGTCTCTGGCTCCCGGCGGTCGTGACCCAGGTCCGGGACGAGACCGCCCGGGCCAGGACCTTCCGGCTCGCGATCCGGGGCGAGAACGTCGACCGGCATGTTCCCGGCCAGCACTACGACGTGCGGCTCACCGCTCCCGACGGCTCCACCGCGCAGCGTTCCTACAGCATCGCCTCCGCCCCCGGGAACGGCTCCGAGGTGGAGCTCACCGTCGAGCGCATCGACGACGGCGAGGTCTCCCCGTACCTGCACGAGGAGATCGGGGTCGGCGACGAGGTCGAGGTCCGTGGACCGTTCGGCGGCTGGTTCGTCTGGCGCGGCGACACCCCGGCCCTGCTGCTCGGGGGCGGGTCGGGTGTGGTGCCGCTGATGGCGATGCGGCGCTACTGGCACGCCCAGGGCGAACCGGTTCCCCTGCGCCTGCTGGTGTCGGTGCGCCGGCCGGAGGATCTGTATTACCCAGGTGAGTACGGCCCGGAGACCACGGTGATCCACACCCGGCAGGCGCCTGACGCCGACGGGCGCCCGGTGGGCCGGCTGACCGCGGCCGACCTGGAGCCCCTGCTGGCCGCGGTGCCCGGAGCCACGGCCTACGTGTGTGGTTCGGCGGGTTTCACCGAGCACGCCTCCCAGCTGCTGGTGACCCTGGGCCTGCCCGCCGCGGACGTGCGGATCGAGAGGTTCGGTCCGGGCTGA
- a CDS encoding VIT family protein, giving the protein MWCDSAVSTGPHGGEPHPGSRLSRLNWLRAGVLGANDGIVSTAGLVVGVAGATDDRSAILTAAVAGLVSGAVSMGLGEYVSVSSQRDSERSVLAQEMRELEDDPEGELQELAGFYRQKGLSEQTAQQVAVELSAHDAFAAHADAELHLDPGALTSPTVAAGASALSFTLGAALPTLAIVLPPLQARVPVTFLVVLLALALTGGVSATLGGSGRRRAIVRVVVGGALAMVVTYLVGSLVGTTL; this is encoded by the coding sequence ATGTGGTGTGATTCCGCCGTGTCCACTGGGCCGCATGGCGGCGAACCTCATCCCGGCTCCCGTCTGAGCCGGCTGAACTGGCTGCGCGCCGGTGTGCTCGGCGCGAACGACGGCATCGTCTCCACCGCTGGCCTGGTGGTCGGCGTCGCGGGAGCCACCGACGACCGTTCGGCCATCCTGACCGCCGCGGTGGCCGGCCTGGTGTCCGGAGCGGTGTCGATGGGGCTGGGTGAGTACGTGTCGGTCAGCAGCCAGCGCGACAGCGAGCGCAGCGTGCTGGCTCAGGAGATGCGTGAGCTGGAAGACGATCCCGAAGGTGAACTGCAAGAACTGGCGGGATTTTACCGGCAGAAGGGCCTGAGCGAGCAGACCGCGCAGCAGGTGGCCGTGGAACTGTCGGCACATGACGCATTCGCGGCCCACGCCGATGCCGAACTTCACCTCGACCCCGGCGCACTCACCAGCCCTACGGTGGCCGCGGGCGCGTCGGCCCTGAGCTTCACCCTGGGTGCGGCTCTGCCCACGCTCGCCATTGTGCTGCCGCCCCTGCAGGCGCGGGTACCGGTGACGTTTCTGGTGGTGTTGCTCGCGCTGGCGCTCACCGGTGGGGTGAGTGCGACGCTAGGCGGTTCCGGGCGGCGCCGGGCGATCGTGCGGGTGGTGGTCGGCGGCGCCCTCGCCATGGTGGTCACCTACCTGGTCGGGAGCCTGGTCGGCACCACCCTCTAG
- a CDS encoding response regulator transcription factor, with translation MEGVRTAVIVDDDPEVRMILRAALESTGFTVFEATTGHEAVVRVREHNPDLVTLDLVLPGFDGVEVCRRIRELTDAYIVMITASSDEADRLVGLATGADDYVTKPFSPREVQARVAAMFRRPRRVARTGSRDPGEELVFGRRSYLDAAPRHSVPLQSTSSEGRHVYAVPGGETVPDVPPWGPSMLSGADEDDPGLLRHGHLAIDVEGRTATYAGTELPLTKIEFDLLATMTGNPRRVWRRETLLNIVWGGQWSDHHVVEVHIGNLRRKLADVAGAGLPIIKTVRGIGYRMAPVDPAQSSGHHAGLPTTY, from the coding sequence ATGGAGGGGGTGAGAACTGCCGTCATCGTGGACGACGACCCGGAGGTCCGGATGATTCTGCGCGCTGCGCTGGAGTCGACCGGATTCACGGTCTTCGAGGCGACGACGGGGCACGAGGCGGTGGTTCGCGTCCGGGAGCACAATCCCGACCTGGTCACCCTCGACCTGGTCCTTCCCGGCTTCGACGGGGTCGAGGTGTGTCGCCGGATCCGGGAACTGACCGACGCCTACATCGTGATGATCACGGCGAGTTCCGACGAGGCCGACCGGTTGGTCGGGCTCGCCACCGGTGCGGACGACTACGTGACCAAACCGTTCAGTCCGCGCGAGGTGCAGGCCCGGGTCGCCGCGATGTTCCGCCGACCGCGGCGCGTGGCCCGCACCGGGTCCAGGGACCCCGGCGAGGAGCTGGTGTTCGGCCGTCGCAGCTATCTCGACGCGGCCCCCCGGCACAGCGTCCCGCTCCAGAGCACTTCCTCGGAGGGCCGGCACGTCTATGCGGTGCCGGGCGGCGAGACTGTGCCCGACGTCCCGCCCTGGGGCCCTTCCATGCTCTCCGGCGCGGACGAGGACGACCCCGGTCTCCTGCGGCACGGGCACCTGGCCATCGATGTCGAGGGGCGCACCGCGACCTACGCCGGTACCGAGCTCCCGCTCACGAAGATCGAGTTCGACCTGCTCGCCACGATGACCGGGAACCCGCGCCGGGTCTGGCGCCGCGAGACCCTGCTCAACATCGTCTGGGGCGGGCAGTGGTCGGACCATCACGTGGTCGAGGTCCACATCGGCAACCTGCGCCGCAAGCTCGCCGACGTCGCGGGAGCGGGCCTGCCCATCATCAAGACCGTGCGCGGCATCGGCTACCGGATGGCCCCGGTCGACCCGGCCCAGTCGTCGGGACATCACGCCGGCCTGCCCACCACCTACTGA
- a CDS encoding signal peptidase I, whose product MVVVATAPVRDLPGPVSPDSVSFDEIVHGTGRAAGLRLGAGCGSGTGSGGEGQATPAVTLVPDGPAAHFRRIVGVLSYQIGNVLSTVAFALFLFLAVGPHLFPYQTMTMLTGSMVPTINPGDVAVDTRTSIYDLKPGDIITYRIPVEDHRIVSHRIITVTTETNGSVTVQTKGDANPSNDPWTANFTSGTMWRVDTVIPKIGEGIRFFREPGVARVTVYVAPVVGAVLALSIIWTPRRRSNKQPDPHDIQYHQSPFAKEPTR is encoded by the coding sequence ATGGTCGTGGTCGCCACCGCGCCGGTCCGCGACCTCCCCGGCCCGGTTTCACCCGACTCCGTCTCCTTCGACGAGATCGTGCACGGAACAGGCCGGGCGGCTGGGCTGAGGCTCGGTGCGGGCTGTGGTTCTGGCACTGGTTCTGGTGGTGAGGGGCAGGCAACTCCGGCCGTCACCCTGGTGCCCGACGGCCCTGCCGCCCACTTCCGCAGAATCGTCGGAGTGCTCTCGTATCAGATCGGGAATGTACTCAGCACAGTGGCTTTCGCGTTGTTCCTGTTCCTCGCCGTCGGACCCCACCTGTTCCCGTACCAGACCATGACCATGCTGACCGGCAGCATGGTGCCCACGATCAACCCGGGCGACGTGGCCGTGGACACCCGCACCTCGATCTACGACCTGAAGCCCGGCGACATCATCACCTACCGGATCCCGGTCGAGGATCACCGCATCGTCAGCCACCGCATCATCACGGTGACCACCGAGACGAACGGCAGCGTCACCGTTCAGACCAAGGGCGACGCGAATCCCTCGAACGACCCGTGGACCGCCAACTTCACCAGCGGCACGATGTGGCGGGTCGACACGGTGATCCCGAAGATCGGTGAGGGCATCCGTTTCTTCCGCGAGCCGGGGGTCGCCCGGGTCACCGTGTACGTGGCACCCGTCGTCGGCGCCGTCCTGGCCCTCTCGATCATCTGGACACCGCGCCGGCGCAGCAACAAGCAACCCGACCCACACGACATCCAATACCACCAGAGCCCTTTCGCGAAGGAACCTACCCGATGA
- a CDS encoding LuxR family transcriptional regulator, with amino-acid sequence MVFGRITERVVIDELLSGVREGRGAALVIHGEAGIGKSTLLGYAHEQAKGMRVLSVRGFESESEIPFAGLADLIRPVLPLLEVLPPPQAAALQSALSLGPPVAGDRFSVCAATVGVLAAAAADTPLLVVIDDLQWLDVSSREAVLFAGRRLANDGIGLLVALRTEPDRAPHERALDRQYAGLPQMAVSGLGQSDARDLCHVLRPSASPEEIEQIYSDTAGNPLGIQELCGALGRPVAGGPTVPAQSSRLTQTLAARLSQMPGRTRQALLLVAAAGGGRTDVVRRAAGVIGLELADFAPAEDAGLLLADDEQVDFRHPLMRSVLNSASTLHERTAAHSALAQALAQVPGEAAADARAWHLAQAALPPDDQVSALLAEAGTRARFRGGNREAAKAFEQAARFGTAAARPALLLRAARCWQLAGRTGKMIPLLDEALALTTDPKLRALIRHMRGYVRMWRALPRDGLTEMIDGANEAEKVDAARASLMYADAAIAHFMLGEPVELLAATQRAFELSEGTEGVAQLVAAVAYSGSLVINGHRAEGQSLLSQVVPLLLEVPPLPRAQEFAHAAFIAMWLEDYPLAEQLLDAIITEARANGALGVLPQALSIASELAFRQGRWRQAQAYADESVELAKETRQANVYGLYFVARNHAVHGRAKAAHTMIDLTNDVLGRYEATGLLFQTTHVLGLLALGDGELDEAVARLEETGRLPVAVHTKDQSIVPWAFDLVEAYARAGRTHDAQALLDEIAVDEAPPGCRSDLLIARTWRCRGLLATGKVPVAEAFELALAAHDRLPMPFERARTLLYFGERLRRGRQRAEARTHLRQALEIFEQLDAPSWAGRARNELKATGETLARGTGIAAELTPQELQVALVVARGTSNSEAAAALFLSQKTIEYHLSNVYRKTGLRSRAELIAQFADAPG; translated from the coding sequence ATGGTATTCGGGCGGATCACCGAACGAGTGGTGATCGACGAACTGCTCAGCGGCGTGCGGGAAGGCCGCGGGGCGGCTCTCGTGATCCATGGCGAGGCCGGTATCGGCAAGAGCACCCTTCTGGGGTATGCGCACGAGCAGGCCAAGGGCATGCGGGTGCTGTCGGTGCGCGGCTTCGAATCCGAGTCCGAAATCCCCTTCGCCGGCCTGGCCGACCTGATCCGCCCGGTGCTGCCGCTGCTCGAGGTGCTCCCGCCGCCGCAGGCCGCAGCCCTGCAGAGCGCGCTCTCCCTCGGCCCCCCGGTGGCCGGTGACCGGTTCTCCGTCTGCGCCGCCACCGTCGGGGTGCTGGCCGCCGCGGCCGCCGACACGCCCCTGCTGGTGGTGATCGACGACCTGCAGTGGCTCGACGTCTCCTCCCGGGAGGCTGTGCTGTTCGCCGGGCGGCGCCTGGCCAACGACGGCATCGGCCTGCTCGTCGCCCTGCGCACCGAACCCGATCGCGCACCCCACGAGCGCGCCCTCGACCGGCAGTACGCGGGCCTCCCGCAGATGGCCGTGTCGGGCCTGGGGCAGTCCGACGCCCGCGACCTCTGCCATGTGCTGCGTCCTTCCGCCTCGCCCGAGGAGATCGAGCAGATCTACTCGGACACGGCCGGGAACCCCCTGGGCATCCAGGAACTCTGCGGGGCGCTGGGCCGGCCTGTCGCCGGGGGCCCCACGGTGCCCGCCCAGTCGTCCCGGCTCACCCAGACGCTGGCCGCCCGGCTGAGCCAGATGCCCGGGCGCACCCGCCAGGCCCTGCTGCTGGTGGCGGCCGCCGGGGGCGGGCGCACCGACGTGGTGCGCCGGGCCGCCGGGGTGATCGGGCTGGAACTGGCCGACTTCGCCCCGGCCGAGGACGCCGGCCTGTTGCTCGCGGACGACGAGCAGGTCGACTTCCGGCACCCCCTGATGCGGTCGGTGCTCAACTCCGCCTCCACCCTGCACGAGCGCACCGCCGCGCACTCGGCGCTGGCCCAGGCGCTGGCCCAGGTGCCCGGCGAGGCCGCCGCCGACGCTCGCGCCTGGCATCTGGCCCAGGCCGCGCTCCCGCCGGACGACCAGGTCAGCGCCCTGTTGGCCGAGGCCGGTACCCGGGCCCGCTTCCGCGGCGGAAACCGGGAGGCCGCTAAAGCTTTCGAGCAGGCGGCGCGGTTCGGCACGGCGGCCGCCAGGCCCGCCCTGTTGCTGCGCGCGGCGCGGTGCTGGCAGCTGGCGGGACGCACCGGGAAGATGATCCCGCTGCTCGACGAGGCCCTGGCCCTCACCACCGATCCGAAGCTGCGCGCCCTGATCCGGCACATGCGCGGTTACGTGCGGATGTGGCGTGCGCTTCCGCGGGACGGCCTGACCGAGATGATCGACGGCGCCAACGAGGCGGAGAAGGTCGACGCGGCCCGCGCCTCGCTGATGTACGCCGACGCCGCGATCGCCCACTTCATGCTCGGTGAACCGGTCGAACTGCTGGCCGCCACCCAGCGCGCGTTCGAGCTGAGCGAGGGCACCGAGGGCGTGGCCCAGCTGGTCGCGGCCGTGGCCTACAGCGGTTCGCTGGTCATCAACGGCCACCGGGCGGAAGGCCAGTCGTTGCTGTCCCAGGTGGTGCCGCTGCTGCTGGAGGTCCCGCCCCTGCCCCGGGCGCAGGAGTTCGCGCACGCCGCGTTCATCGCGATGTGGCTGGAGGACTACCCCCTGGCCGAGCAACTGCTCGACGCGATCATCACCGAGGCCCGGGCCAACGGCGCGCTCGGCGTGCTGCCCCAGGCGCTCTCGATCGCCTCGGAGCTGGCCTTCCGGCAGGGCCGCTGGCGTCAGGCCCAGGCCTACGCCGACGAGAGTGTCGAGTTGGCCAAGGAGACCCGGCAGGCCAATGTCTACGGCCTCTACTTCGTGGCCCGCAACCACGCCGTGCACGGCCGGGCCAAGGCCGCGCACACGATGATCGACCTGACCAACGACGTGCTGGGCCGCTACGAGGCCACCGGGCTGCTGTTCCAGACCACCCACGTGCTGGGCCTCCTGGCGCTCGGCGACGGGGAGCTGGACGAGGCCGTCGCCCGCCTGGAGGAGACCGGCCGCCTGCCCGTCGCCGTGCACACGAAAGACCAGAGCATCGTGCCCTGGGCCTTCGACCTGGTCGAGGCCTACGCCCGGGCCGGCCGCACCCACGACGCGCAGGCCCTGCTCGACGAGATCGCCGTGGACGAGGCCCCGCCCGGCTGCCGCTCCGACCTGCTGATCGCCCGGACCTGGCGCTGCCGGGGCCTCCTGGCCACCGGGAAGGTCCCGGTGGCCGAGGCCTTCGAGCTGGCCCTGGCCGCGCACGACCGGCTGCCGATGCCCTTCGAGCGGGCCCGCACGCTGCTCTACTTCGGCGAGCGCCTGCGCCGGGGCCGCCAGCGCGCCGAGGCCCGTACCCACCTGCGTCAGGCCCTGGAGATCTTCGAGCAGCTCGACGCCCCCAGCTGGGCCGGCCGGGCCCGCAACGAGCTCAAGGCCACCGGTGAGACCCTGGCCCGGGGCACCGGTATCGCGGCCGAACTCACCCCGCAGGAACTACAGGTCGCGCTCGTCGTGGCTCGCGGCACCAGTAACTCCGAGGCGGCCGCAGCGCTGTTCCTGAGTCAGAAGACGATCGAGTACCACCTGAGCAACGTCTACCGGAAGACCGGGCTGCGCTCGCGGGCCGAGCTCATCGCCCAGTTCGCCGACGCGCCCGGGTGA